One Erpetoichthys calabaricus chromosome 8, fErpCal1.3, whole genome shotgun sequence DNA segment encodes these proteins:
- the ppcs gene encoding phosphopantothenate--cysteine ligase isoform X2, whose translation MKMVPKMLSPLVKEWAPQAFVISFKLETDPSIVVDRARKALDTYRHQVVVANVLDTRRGCVVIVTKESQTELVLSDEEILKEVEIEEKIVCNLSAAHSNFIEEQRIMTEQ comes from the coding sequence ATGAAGATGGTTCCCAAGATGCTGTCTCCCCTCGTGAAGGAATGGGCACCACAAGCATTTGTCATTTCCTTTAAACTTGAAACCGACCCCTCTATCGTTGTGGACCGAGCGCGCAAAGCCTTGGACACTTACCGCCATCAAGTTGTAGTGGCCAACGTCCTGGACACACGTCGAGGTTGTGTGGTGATTGTGACGAAGGAGTCCCAAACTGAACTGGTGCTTTCCGATGAAGAGATTCTGAAGGAGGTGGAGATTGAAGAAAAGATAGTATGCAATTTATCCGCAGCCCACAGCAACTTTATAGAGGAGCAGAGGATTATGACAGAACAGTGA